From the genome of Nicotiana sylvestris chromosome 2, ASM39365v2, whole genome shotgun sequence, one region includes:
- the LOC138885624 gene encoding uncharacterized mitochondrial protein AtMg00810-like, which produces MGELNFFLGLQIKQNPNGTMIYQQKYAIELIKKFKMYESKEIDTPIAIATKLDIDKTGSSVDQKLYRGMIGALLYLTASRHNIVFNVGCCAHFQDNPEESHLTAVKKILRYLKGTTDLCLWYPKSSNFNLVGYVDADNAGFLVDRKSTSGTAQFLGSCLVTWATTK; this is translated from the coding sequence atgggtgagcttaactttttcttaggcttacagatcaaacaaaacccaaatggaaccatgatctaTCAACAGAAATATGCAATAGagttgattaagaagtttaaaatgtatgaatcaaaagaaatagacacacctATTGCAATagctactaaattagacatagataaaactggttcatctgttgatcaaaagttatataggggaatgattggtgcacttttgtatcttactgcaagCAGACATAACATAGTTTTTAATGTAGGGTGTTGTGCTCATTTTCAGGACAATCCCGAGGAATcccacttgactgctgtcaagaagatactgagatatttgaaaggtaCTACTGATCTTTGTCTTTGGTACCCTAAAAGTAGTAACtttaatctagtaggatatgttgatgctgacaatgcaggttttcttgtggataggaaaagcacctcaggtaCGGCTCAATTTCTTGGCTCATGTCTGGTAACATGGGCCACTACAAAGtag